Proteins encoded within one genomic window of Acinetobacter sp. YWS30-1:
- a CDS encoding alpha/beta hydrolase — translation MGANNPVTKFVMDKGQGTAARLLDCLPSFAQERLVKALDYPYDYPDLDPYIKCLMAIQIKQGQHGFISEDAVRSRQLFDERMKAIQAKPTPVKAVEDLRLPLQNGTIFARHYHPAPQKKLPMVIFYHGGAFIVGGLDTHDEFCRLLAVHAKVQVLSVAYPLTPEYSPLQMVQVCEDALAWVHQNIKQLKIYKNQIVVAGDSAGGNLAAVVAQRSADKIYAPRVQLLLYPAVDFKSRHPSFYAYNQGLVLSAQDIDLVTKLYAETHQVELDDPLISPTYGELKNLPPAYVITARHDVLHDEGSIYALKLRENGVRVYYQEYTDQAHGFINLTPIHKRSKKQVIELSKNFRKFLDKKI, via the coding sequence ATGGGTGCGAATAATCCGGTCACAAAATTTGTAATGGATAAGGGGCAGGGCACTGCAGCACGCTTGCTGGATTGCCTGCCGAGCTTTGCACAAGAACGTCTGGTAAAAGCATTGGATTATCCTTATGACTATCCTGATTTGGATCCTTATATAAAATGCTTGATGGCGATTCAGATCAAACAGGGACAGCACGGTTTTATTAGTGAAGATGCGGTGCGATCACGTCAACTGTTTGATGAACGCATGAAAGCTATTCAGGCGAAACCGACGCCGGTCAAGGCAGTCGAGGATCTGCGTTTGCCATTGCAAAATGGCACTATCTTTGCCCGACATTATCATCCGGCACCACAGAAAAAATTGCCGATGGTCATTTTCTATCATGGTGGTGCATTTATAGTGGGTGGTCTGGATACGCATGATGAGTTCTGCCGTTTATTGGCGGTGCATGCCAAGGTGCAGGTACTCAGCGTGGCTTATCCGCTAACGCCCGAATACAGTCCTTTGCAGATGGTACAGGTCTGTGAAGATGCTCTGGCTTGGGTACATCAAAACATTAAGCAGCTGAAAATCTATAAAAACCAGATTGTAGTGGCAGGGGATAGTGCAGGTGGAAATCTGGCGGCAGTGGTTGCGCAGCGGAGTGCCGATAAAATCTATGCACCTCGCGTACAGTTATTGCTTTACCCGGCTGTCGATTTTAAAAGCCGCCATCCTTCTTTTTATGCATACAATCAGGGCCTGGTACTTTCAGCTCAGGATATTGATCTGGTGACCAAGCTATATGCTGAAACACATCAGGTCGAACTGGACGATCCGCTGATTTCACCGACCTATGGTGAACTGAAGAATCTACCGCCTGCCTATGTGATTACCGCCCGTCATGATGTGTTGCATGATGAGGGTTCAATCTATGCTCTGAAGTTACGTGAGAATGGGGTACGAGTGTACTATCAGGAATATACGGATCAGGCACATGGTTTTATCAATCTGACCCCAATTCATAAACGTTCGAAAAAGCAGGTTATTGAACTCAGCAAGAATTTCCGTAAATTCCTGGATAAAAAGATCTGA
- a CDS encoding matrixin family metalloprotease: MRLLSFLGIVVFIVSLFLYLQTKTHPQLKFNSLADRLTHPFDTRLRFRIDQVDPGFGLTRDEVIQLSQEAIQIWHEGTNRDDLMVYDENAQLAIQLIYDQRQQDYEAFKKVEKKLLADEARYQREVSNLQVSQKNLEDQQQRLIQQKSQLEFEFQTLLQRRQQASSSAEREQLQYEMEMLKPKLESFKREYAYLQEQLSSFNQQVSVHQNSVQSHQRNIQQAQQRFPPRQFHKGIFMGDKIQIYQFDAKDDLRLTLAHELGHALGLYHHNDPEALMYPVLGEQNLQDFKLRPADKTLLYTR; the protein is encoded by the coding sequence ATGCGTCTTTTAAGCTTTCTGGGGATTGTCGTTTTCATTGTGTCACTGTTTTTGTATCTACAAACCAAGACCCATCCACAATTAAAATTTAATTCCCTGGCTGACCGTTTGACCCATCCTTTTGATACGCGCCTACGTTTCCGGATTGACCAAGTCGATCCCGGTTTTGGCTTGACCCGTGATGAGGTCATTCAATTAAGTCAGGAAGCTATTCAGATCTGGCATGAAGGAACCAATCGCGATGATCTGATGGTCTATGATGAGAATGCTCAGCTGGCCATTCAACTGATTTATGATCAACGCCAACAGGACTATGAAGCCTTTAAAAAGGTTGAAAAAAAGTTACTTGCCGATGAAGCCAGATATCAGCGTGAAGTCAGCAATCTGCAAGTTTCACAGAAAAATCTGGAAGATCAGCAGCAACGACTGATCCAGCAAAAAAGTCAGCTTGAGTTTGAATTTCAAACCTTATTGCAACGCCGTCAACAAGCCAGCTCATCTGCCGAGCGTGAACAGCTTCAGTATGAGATGGAAATGCTCAAGCCTAAACTGGAAAGTTTTAAGCGCGAATATGCCTATCTTCAGGAACAGCTATCTTCATTTAATCAGCAAGTTTCTGTTCATCAAAACAGTGTGCAAAGCCATCAGCGAAATATCCAGCAGGCCCAGCAGCGTTTTCCCCCACGCCAGTTTCATAAGGGTATTTTTATGGGAGATAAGATCCAGATTTACCAGTTTGATGCCAAAGATGATTTACGTTTAACTTTGGCACATGAGCTGGGCCATGCCTTGGGTCTCTATCATCATAATGATCCGGAAGCCTTAATGTATCCTGTATTGGGTGAACAGAATCTGCAAGATTTCAAACTACGCCCGGCAGACAAGACCCTATTGTATACCCGATAA
- a CDS encoding putative solute-binding protein, with product MKNRFLILSALGLWASSAHAAPVNVCVFDLLGKSGESFKLLEEWALASKQWGATVQLIAYQDEAKVDQDAKAGKCDGFYMTSMRARAYNKFAGSIDAIGGVPNNDIAMKAVSYVLDKRNTKRMTTQIGKEKFEVAGIGQIGPAYIFVRDRNMNKLEHIKGKKFAVLHYDYAQTIMVNRVEAVPVNSEISNFIRKFNQGEVDIVAAPAYAFKPLEVTKGLGQKGAMINFPVVNVTADLIIRPDKFPEQFAANSRQWFVKQLPRSFAMVKRMEAEIPRKYILNLSREEQVSYQKILREGRMDLTKQGIYDAGMMTVLKRARCTVERTNFECSISGE from the coding sequence ATGAAAAATAGATTTTTAATTTTATCCGCACTGGGCCTATGGGCTTCGAGTGCACATGCTGCCCCAGTCAATGTCTGTGTATTTGATTTACTGGGAAAATCGGGTGAATCCTTCAAGCTGCTGGAAGAGTGGGCATTGGCCAGCAAGCAGTGGGGGGCTACGGTTCAATTGATTGCTTATCAGGATGAAGCTAAAGTCGATCAGGATGCCAAAGCCGGAAAATGCGATGGCTTCTATATGACGTCCATGCGTGCGCGAGCTTATAACAAATTTGCAGGCTCCATTGATGCCATTGGCGGCGTTCCTAATAATGACATTGCCATGAAAGCGGTGAGTTATGTGCTGGATAAGCGTAATACCAAGCGCATGACCACTCAGATTGGCAAGGAAAAATTTGAAGTAGCCGGTATTGGCCAGATTGGTCCTGCTTATATCTTTGTCCGTGATCGTAATATGAACAAGCTAGAACATATTAAGGGCAAGAAGTTTGCTGTGCTGCATTATGACTATGCCCAAACCATTATGGTGAACCGGGTAGAAGCTGTACCGGTAAATTCGGAAATTTCCAATTTCATCCGTAAATTTAATCAGGGTGAAGTGGATATTGTGGCAGCGCCCGCTTATGCCTTTAAACCTCTCGAAGTGACTAAAGGACTGGGCCAAAAAGGAGCCATGATTAACTTTCCGGTGGTCAATGTCACGGCAGATCTGATTATTCGACCGGATAAATTTCCGGAACAGTTTGCAGCCAATTCCCGACAATGGTTTGTTAAGCAGTTACCACGCAGCTTCGCGATGGTGAAACGTATGGAAGCAGAAATCCCGCGTAAATATATTCTGAACCTGAGCCGTGAGGAACAGGTCAGTTATCAAAAAATTCTGCGTGAAGGACGCATGGATTTAACCAAACAGGGCATCTATGACGCTGGCATGATGACAGTATTAAAACGGGCACGTTGTACTGTAGAAAGAACTAATTTCGAATGCTCAATCAGTGGTGAATAA
- a CDS encoding putative solute-binding protein: protein MQRGWKALAVGAALTAVSGLTQAKQVVCVFDLVGKNGDVYAVMKDYQLAAKNWGADIELRVNTNEAVVAEDFKAGKCDGISVTGMRGRQFNRFTGSLDAIGAIPDLNLAVKVMQGLASPTFAKLMVQGKYEVAGVIPVGDAFLMVNDRSINTVAKAAGKKIAVLDYDEAQKIMVQQVGAQAVSADVTNFGSKFNNGQVDIIGAPAAVFKPLELHKGLGSKGAIVNYPVLQVTGNIIIRPDKFPAGYGQKSREWVKSQLPRAFGILGKMKADIPSKYWMDIPEADKPGYQKLMRDSRIDLTKRGIYDKRMMKLLWQFRCKQNPKNFECALQDENYKQS from the coding sequence ATGCAGAGAGGATGGAAAGCCCTGGCTGTAGGTGCAGCACTCACGGCAGTTTCAGGTCTGACGCAGGCTAAACAGGTGGTATGTGTATTCGATCTGGTCGGCAAAAATGGTGACGTCTATGCCGTAATGAAAGACTATCAGTTGGCTGCAAAAAACTGGGGTGCTGATATCGAGCTTAGGGTAAATACCAATGAAGCTGTCGTCGCAGAAGATTTTAAAGCCGGTAAATGTGACGGGATCAGTGTTACCGGTATGCGTGGCCGTCAGTTCAACCGTTTTACTGGTTCACTCGATGCGATTGGTGCAATTCCTGATCTGAACCTGGCGGTAAAAGTTATGCAAGGCCTGGCGAGTCCGACCTTTGCCAAGCTCATGGTTCAAGGCAAGTATGAAGTCGCAGGGGTAATTCCGGTAGGCGATGCCTTCCTGATGGTCAATGACCGGAGTATTAATACTGTTGCAAAAGCAGCAGGTAAAAAAATTGCTGTACTTGACTATGACGAAGCACAAAAAATCATGGTTCAACAGGTGGGTGCACAGGCAGTCAGCGCCGATGTGACCAACTTTGGCTCTAAATTTAACAATGGTCAGGTCGATATTATTGGCGCGCCGGCTGCTGTATTTAAACCGCTAGAACTGCATAAAGGTTTGGGTAGCAAGGGTGCTATTGTGAATTATCCGGTATTGCAGGTCACCGGTAATATTATTATTCGTCCAGATAAATTCCCGGCAGGATATGGACAAAAATCACGTGAATGGGTGAAAAGCCAGTTACCACGTGCTTTTGGAATTTTGGGTAAAATGAAGGCAGATATTCCCTCTAAATACTGGATGGATATTCCTGAAGCAGATAAGCCAGGTTACCAAAAGCTGATGCGTGATTCGCGGATTGATCTGACCAAACGCGGTATTTATGACAAACGTATGATGAAGTTACTCTGGCAATTCCGCTGCAAGCAGAATCCGAAAAACTTCGAATGTGCATTACAGGATGAGAACTATAAACAATCCTGA
- a CDS encoding ATP-binding cassette domain-containing protein, producing the protein MIQLDQVSLRRGGRVLFQKASMQLHPGWKIGLTGVNGAGKSTLFAALLGELSADEGSLTRPSVWTVAHMAQEIKALDMPAIDFVLSGDEEYWDIQAKLAHPEQLSDAELAQLHGRFDEIHGYSAPSKAAQLMAGLGFMDHQIRLDVSSFSGGWRMRLNLARTLMSRSDLLLLDEPTNHLDLDAILWLEDWLKAYEGTLVLISHDRDFLDAVTDHILHIENQELTLYTGNYSTFEVTRSERLAQQQQAFEKQQEARAHLQKFIDRFKAKATKARQAQSRIKMLERMQDLAPAHVDTPFTFSFREPTKMSSPLLALEQAEIGYGDKSIASKINLQITPNSRIGLLGMNGAGKSTLIKTLVGDLPLLNGQRKASELLNIGYFAQHQMDALDANASPMLQLARIADPKISEASLRSFLGSFGFSGERMDTPCESFSGGERARLALALIVWQRPNVLILDEPTNHLDLDMRHALTMALQDFEGAVVLVSHERQLIATVCDELLLVHAGRCTEFEGDLQDYAKWLREARQQQINAQNALAKAQVVETEAKPVVVAKVDKEAQRKLAAQRREQTRPIRKNIEKCEAQIDKLQPRLAEIEELLADSALYEAARKDDLLKLMNEQTELKQKLETAEEQMLELMMELESLEQSFQEG; encoded by the coding sequence ATGATTCAGTTAGACCAAGTTTCGTTACGCCGTGGTGGGCGAGTGTTATTTCAAAAAGCCTCCATGCAGCTTCATCCCGGCTGGAAAATTGGTTTAACCGGCGTGAATGGCGCAGGAAAATCAACCCTGTTTGCGGCTCTTTTAGGTGAGCTCAGTGCAGATGAAGGTTCACTAACCCGTCCATCCGTGTGGACCGTAGCGCATATGGCTCAGGAAATTAAAGCACTAGATATGCCGGCCATTGATTTTGTTCTGTCAGGCGATGAAGAGTATTGGGATATACAGGCCAAACTTGCGCATCCAGAACAGCTGTCCGATGCAGAACTGGCACAGCTACATGGCCGTTTCGACGAGATTCATGGCTATTCTGCACCATCAAAAGCAGCTCAGTTAATGGCCGGTCTGGGCTTTATGGATCATCAGATCCGTCTGGATGTTTCCAGTTTTTCAGGCGGTTGGCGGATGCGACTGAATTTGGCCCGTACCCTGATGAGCCGTTCCGACCTGCTATTACTCGATGAACCAACCAACCACTTGGATCTGGATGCGATCTTGTGGCTCGAAGATTGGTTAAAGGCGTATGAAGGCACTTTAGTGCTAATTTCGCATGACCGTGATTTTCTGGATGCTGTGACGGATCATATTCTGCATATCGAAAATCAGGAACTCACCCTCTATACCGGCAATTATTCAACTTTTGAAGTGACCCGTAGTGAACGTCTGGCGCAACAGCAACAAGCCTTTGAGAAACAGCAGGAAGCCCGGGCACATTTACAAAAATTTATTGACCGTTTTAAAGCCAAAGCGACCAAAGCACGTCAGGCCCAAAGTCGGATCAAAATGCTGGAGCGCATGCAGGATCTCGCCCCTGCTCATGTGGATACACCTTTTACCTTCAGTTTCCGTGAACCGACCAAAATGAGTTCACCACTTCTGGCCTTGGAACAGGCGGAAATTGGTTATGGCGATAAATCGATTGCCAGCAAAATTAACCTGCAAATCACCCCAAATTCTCGCATTGGTTTACTGGGAATGAATGGTGCGGGTAAATCAACCCTAATCAAAACCTTAGTCGGAGATTTGCCTTTATTAAATGGTCAACGTAAAGCCTCAGAATTACTCAATATCGGTTATTTTGCTCAGCATCAGATGGATGCTTTGGATGCTAATGCCAGCCCAATGCTACAACTGGCACGTATCGCCGATCCAAAAATCAGTGAAGCTTCTTTACGCTCTTTCCTCGGCAGTTTCGGTTTTAGCGGTGAGCGCATGGATACCCCATGTGAGAGTTTCTCTGGGGGTGAACGTGCACGTTTGGCTTTGGCTTTAATTGTTTGGCAGCGTCCAAATGTACTGATTCTGGATGAACCGACAAACCATCTGGATCTGGATATGCGCCATGCCCTGACTATGGCTTTGCAGGATTTTGAAGGTGCGGTGGTACTCGTTTCGCATGAACGTCAATTGATTGCGACAGTATGTGATGAATTGCTGTTAGTACATGCCGGACGTTGTACCGAATTTGAGGGTGATTTGCAGGACTATGCCAAATGGTTACGTGAAGCGCGTCAACAGCAGATCAATGCACAGAATGCCTTAGCCAAAGCACAGGTAGTAGAAACAGAAGCTAAACCTGTGGTGGTAGCCAAAGTAGATAAGGAAGCACAGCGCAAACTGGCCGCTCAGCGTCGTGAGCAGACTCGTCCGATTCGCAAGAATATCGAAAAATGCGAAGCGCAAATTGACAAGTTACAACCGCGTCTGGCAGAAATTGAAGAATTGCTGGCAGATAGCGCTTTATATGAAGCTGCACGTAAAGATGACTTGCTGAAACTTATGAACGAGCAAACTGAACTGAAACAGAAACTGGAAACTGCCGAAGAGCAAATGCTAGAACTGATGATGGAGCTAGAAAGTTTGGAGCAATCTTTTCAGGAAGGTTAA
- a CDS encoding acetoacetate decarboxylase family protein, producing the protein MSHALLQEKSVHQFPPWHLQGEGFILNYWITPHFIREFQSFRIAPSPLGRVVQVLLVRYHHSPVGPYDELLIMDHPLISRRRLSTIPKIYVSTHESIVHGQHLWGIPKEYAEFDWQEQGQETICRITHRGQSMTLRLKKPKSPRSFYLNSHHLPSSMLKIRQTWKSQHYQFSPQFWGYLSKLIQAEWQDTQDIFPDFSKAKYLQSFYVPKFNLVFPEAKIHKK; encoded by the coding sequence ATGAGCCATGCATTACTACAGGAGAAAAGCGTCCATCAATTTCCGCCTTGGCATTTGCAGGGGGAGGGTTTTATTCTGAATTACTGGATTACCCCTCATTTTATTCGTGAATTTCAGAGTTTTCGGATTGCGCCATCTCCACTTGGCCGTGTCGTTCAGGTTTTATTGGTGCGCTACCATCATTCTCCTGTGGGTCCTTATGATGAATTGCTGATTATGGATCATCCTTTAATTAGCAGACGGCGTCTTTCGACTATTCCGAAAATTTATGTCTCTACTCATGAATCTATTGTGCATGGTCAGCACTTGTGGGGTATTCCTAAAGAATATGCAGAGTTTGATTGGCAGGAACAGGGACAAGAAACGATTTGTCGCATAACTCATCGTGGGCAAAGCATGACGCTTCGTCTTAAAAAACCTAAATCTCCTCGTTCTTTCTATTTAAATAGTCATCATCTTCCAAGCTCCATGCTAAAAATCCGGCAAACCTGGAAATCCCAGCATTATCAGTTTAGCCCTCAATTTTGGGGTTATTTATCCAAGCTCATCCAAGCAGAGTGGCAAGATACTCAGGATATATTCCCGGATTTTTCTAAAGCTAAATATTTACAAAGCTTTTATGTACCTAAATTTAATTTAGTCTTTCCAGAAGCCAAGATCCATAAAAAATAA
- the dnaK gene encoding molecular chaperone DnaK, which translates to MAKIIGIDLGTTNSCVAVLEGDKVKVIENAEGARTTPSIIAYKDGEILVGQSAKRQAVTNPKNTLFAIKRLIGRRYEDQAVQKDIGLVPYKILKADNGDAWVEVNDKKLAPQQISAEVLKKMKKTAEDYLGETVTEAVITVPAYFNDAQRQATKDAGKIAGLEVKRIINEPTAAALAFGMDKKEGDRKVAVYDLGGGTFDVSIIEIADLDGDQQIEVLSTNGDTFLGGEDFDNALIDYLVEEFKKEQNVNLKNDPLALQRLKEAAEKAKIELSSSNATEINLPYITADATGPKHLVINVTRAKLEGLVADLVARTIEPCKIALKDAGLSTSDISDVILVGGQSRMPLVQQKVQEFFGREPRKDVNPDEAVAMGAAIQGAVLSGDKTDVLLLDVTPLTLGIETMGGVLTPIIEKNTTIPAKKSQVFSTAADNQPAVDISVYQGERKMAQQNKLLGNFQLGDIPPAPRGVPQIEVSFDINADGILKVSAKDKSTGKEQSIQIKANSGLSDAEIEAMIKDAEANAEEDRKFEELAKARNEADALVSSAQKAVKDLGEQVTADEKTAIETAVSELEASTKENDVEAIKAKTEALQNIIMPITQRAYEAAQGQGGAQGFDPNAFQGGEGQAQKADDGVVDAEFTEVKDDKK; encoded by the coding sequence ATGGCTAAAATCATTGGTATTGACTTAGGTACTACAAACTCATGTGTTGCAGTACTTGAAGGCGACAAAGTTAAAGTTATCGAAAACGCTGAAGGCGCACGTACAACTCCATCTATTATTGCGTACAAAGATGGTGAGATCCTTGTTGGTCAATCAGCTAAACGCCAAGCGGTAACCAACCCTAAAAACACATTATTCGCGATCAAACGTCTGATCGGTCGTCGTTATGAAGACCAGGCAGTACAAAAAGATATCGGTCTGGTTCCTTACAAAATCCTGAAAGCTGACAATGGCGATGCTTGGGTTGAAGTAAACGACAAGAAACTTGCTCCACAACAGATCTCTGCAGAAGTTCTGAAAAAAATGAAGAAAACTGCAGAAGACTACCTGGGTGAAACAGTCACTGAAGCGGTGATTACTGTTCCTGCTTACTTCAACGATGCACAACGTCAAGCAACTAAGGATGCAGGTAAAATTGCAGGCCTAGAAGTTAAACGTATCATCAACGAACCAACTGCTGCGGCGCTTGCGTTCGGTATGGACAAGAAAGAAGGCGACCGTAAAGTTGCGGTATACGACTTGGGTGGTGGTACATTCGACGTTTCAATCATTGAAATTGCTGACCTTGATGGTGACCAGCAAATCGAAGTGTTATCAACTAATGGTGATACCTTCCTTGGTGGGGAAGACTTCGATAACGCATTGATCGACTACCTGGTTGAAGAGTTTAAGAAAGAACAAAACGTTAACTTGAAGAATGATCCACTTGCGTTACAACGTCTGAAAGAAGCAGCTGAAAAAGCAAAAATCGAGCTTTCTTCTTCTAACGCAACTGAAATCAACCTTCCATACATCACTGCAGATGCGACTGGTCCTAAACACTTAGTGATCAATGTAACTCGTGCAAAACTTGAAGGTTTAGTGGCTGATCTTGTAGCTCGTACCATCGAGCCTTGTAAGATTGCGCTGAAAGATGCTGGTCTTTCAACTTCTGACATCTCTGACGTAATTTTGGTAGGTGGTCAGTCTCGTATGCCACTTGTACAACAAAAAGTACAAGAATTCTTCGGTCGTGAACCACGTAAAGACGTGAACCCGGACGAAGCAGTCGCAATGGGTGCTGCGATCCAAGGTGCGGTATTGTCTGGTGATAAAACTGACGTACTTCTTCTTGACGTAACTCCACTAACTCTTGGTATTGAAACCATGGGTGGCGTGTTGACTCCAATCATTGAGAAAAACACGACGATTCCTGCGAAGAAATCTCAGGTGTTCTCAACTGCTGCGGACAACCAGCCTGCTGTAGACATTTCAGTTTACCAAGGTGAACGTAAAATGGCTCAACAAAACAAATTGTTGGGTAACTTCCAGTTAGGCGACATCCCACCTGCTCCACGTGGTGTGCCACAAATTGAAGTATCGTTCGACATCAATGCGGATGGTATCTTGAAAGTATCTGCGAAAGATAAGAGCACTGGTAAAGAGCAATCTATCCAGATCAAAGCAAACTCAGGTTTGTCTGATGCTGAAATCGAAGCAATGATCAAAGATGCTGAAGCAAATGCTGAAGAAGACCGTAAGTTCGAAGAGCTTGCAAAAGCACGTAACGAAGCGGATGCACTAGTTTCTTCTGCTCAAAAAGCAGTAAAAGATCTTGGCGAACAAGTGACTGCTGACGAAAAAACTGCAATCGAAACTGCGGTTTCTGAGTTAGAAGCGTCTACGAAAGAAAATGATGTTGAAGCAATCAAAGCGAAAACTGAAGCATTGCAAAACATTATTATGCCGATCACTCAACGTGCTTATGAAGCAGCTCAAGGCCAAGGCGGTGCACAAGGTTTCGATCCTAATGCATTTCAAGGCGGCGAAGGCCAAGCTCAAAAAGCAGATGACGGTGTAGTTGATGCTGAATTCACTGAAGTAAAAGATGACAAAAAATAA
- the grpE gene encoding nucleotide exchange factor GrpE gives MATEQNEQAQDLEQEQATQEVEQTQAEPEQVEVTVESLQEQIAQLEGDLKLEKARTANAVYEAQKSVERIQRESEKHKDTVLEKFSKELLDTVDNLERAIVAAGEEQGPLREGVELTLKALLNTLEKFGVVAVDTANGFNAELHQAVGIDPNAKSNEIGTVLQKGYALNGRLLRPAMVMVGA, from the coding sequence ATGGCAACTGAGCAGAACGAACAAGCTCAAGATCTTGAGCAAGAGCAAGCGACACAAGAGGTAGAGCAAACTCAAGCTGAACCTGAGCAAGTAGAAGTTACCGTTGAATCTTTACAAGAGCAGATTGCACAACTTGAAGGTGACTTAAAGTTAGAAAAAGCACGCACTGCCAATGCAGTTTACGAAGCACAAAAAAGTGTAGAACGTATCCAGCGTGAATCAGAAAAACATAAAGACACTGTTCTGGAAAAGTTCTCTAAAGAACTGCTAGATACAGTAGATAACCTGGAGCGCGCGATTGTTGCTGCAGGCGAAGAACAGGGCCCGTTACGTGAAGGCGTAGAACTGACCCTGAAAGCGTTGCTCAATACACTAGAGAAATTTGGTGTAGTCGCAGTTGATACCGCAAATGGTTTTAATGCTGAATTGCATCAGGCAGTCGGTATTGATCCAAATGCCAAATCTAATGAAATCGGTACAGTCTTGCAAAAAGGCTATGCCCTCAATGGTCGTTTATTACGTCCTGCAATGGTCATGGTTGGCGCTTAA
- a CDS encoding putative solute-binding protein — protein sequence MKKTLLSLAAFSAFGFAGVAHAEKVNICVFDLLGKSGESFQMAQEWALAAKGWGADINLIARQDEAVADNDFKAGKCDGVFMTAMRARQYNKFAGSIDALGGAPSNAIAQRAISFALDKRNAAKMVTTMGGKKYEVAGIAPLGSAFIFVRDKNINSIEKAAGKKFAVLGYDDAQKIMVQRVGAQAVVSDVSNFVAKFNNGQVDMVGAPAYAYKPLEIYKGLGNSGAMFNFPVLHVTSDFVIRPEKFPAGFGQKSRDWFIKNLPKSMAMINRLEAGIPAKYKLNLSAEDKTKYQKLLREGRMDMTKRGIYDASMMSVLKRARCSVDKANFECSLSGE from the coding sequence ATGAAAAAAACACTCTTATCATTGGCTGCATTTTCTGCATTTGGTTTTGCAGGTGTGGCACATGCAGAAAAGGTCAATATCTGTGTGTTTGACCTACTTGGTAAATCTGGCGAGTCTTTCCAGATGGCTCAGGAATGGGCGCTGGCAGCAAAAGGCTGGGGCGCAGATATTAATCTGATCGCCCGTCAGGATGAAGCCGTCGCTGACAATGACTTTAAGGCTGGCAAATGTGATGGTGTATTCATGACCGCCATGCGTGCCCGTCAATACAACAAGTTTGCCGGTTCGATTGATGCCTTAGGTGGTGCTCCAAGTAATGCCATTGCACAGCGTGCGATTAGCTTCGCTTTAGATAAGCGTAATGCGGCTAAAATGGTTACGACCATGGGCGGTAAAAAGTATGAGGTGGCCGGGATTGCGCCACTGGGTTCAGCTTTTATCTTTGTGCGTGACAAAAACATCAACTCTATTGAAAAAGCCGCAGGGAAGAAGTTCGCTGTTCTTGGCTATGATGATGCGCAAAAAATCATGGTTCAACGTGTAGGTGCTCAGGCCGTAGTGTCTGATGTATCCAACTTCGTGGCCAAGTTTAATAATGGCCAAGTCGATATGGTGGGCGCACCGGCGTATGCGTACAAGCCACTCGAAATCTATAAAGGTCTGGGCAATAGCGGTGCGATGTTTAACTTCCCGGTACTGCATGTCACCTCTGACTTTGTGATCCGTCCGGAGAAATTCCCGGCTGGTTTTGGCCAGAAGTCTCGTGACTGGTTCATTAAAAACCTGCCTAAGAGCATGGCGATGATTAATCGTCTGGAAGCTGGTATTCCAGCGAAATATAAGCTGAATCTGAGTGCAGAAGATAAAACCAAGTACCAGAAGTTATTACGTGAAGGGCGTATGGATATGACCAAGCGTGGAATCTATGATGCCAGCATGATGTCGGTACTGAAACGTGCGCGTTGCTCTGTCGATAAAGCCAACTTTGAATGTTCACTTTCTGGCGAATAA
- the erpA gene encoding iron-sulfur cluster insertion protein ErpA: MNAQALVLTDNAANKVRQLRDSEGNQDLMLRVYVTGGGCSGFSYGFNFAESQNEDDAEFVNGDVKMLVDSLSYQYLVGSVVDYVEGLEGSRFVVQNPNATTTCGCGSSFSI, from the coding sequence ATGAATGCTCAAGCGCTTGTGCTCACCGACAATGCCGCAAATAAAGTACGCCAGTTGCGTGACAGTGAAGGTAACCAAGACTTAATGCTCCGTGTGTATGTCACCGGTGGCGGCTGTTCAGGTTTCTCTTATGGCTTTAACTTTGCGGAAAGCCAAAATGAAGATGATGCAGAATTCGTCAATGGCGATGTCAAAATGCTGGTCGATTCTCTAAGCTATCAATATCTGGTCGGTTCAGTGGTTGACTATGTTGAAGGTCTGGAAGGTTCACGTTTTGTGGTACAAAACCCGAATGCGACCACGACCTGTGGTTGTGGATCTTCATTCTCGATCTAA